The Pseudoalteromonas rubra nucleotide sequence TGAATACCTGTATCCCTCGATAAGCAGGTAAAAAAGGGCACTCTGAGTGCCCTGTACAGTAAGCCAAGTGAACCTCTCACATTATCTGGCCATTTCTGCCCCCCATTCAGAACAAACGTATATTTGCCGTTTTCTATAGCCCTTTACTCACAGCTCTACACACCTGATCGAGCCTGAGAAAAATGTAAAGCCCCTTTACGAGAGCGATAGGCAACGAAATCTCTATGGGTATCTGGCATATCGAGCGGTTTGTAGGTAGTTCCCGGCTCGGAGGCCGGGATGACGGCGGGGTGAATAGCTTAGGCGACACCTGTCACACCCAAGGTGATTGAAAGGCTACTTAGTTGATCTCATGTCGAGTGAAGGCGCATTCAACATGCAATATCGCTTCAAAGACCAGATTGGCCAAACATATTAGGCTCACAGTATGTAATGCGCACAAGCCTGCCACGGCCCGACCTCGCTTTGCGTCATCCCGTGCTCAACTCGGGCTCCATTGACGACGCAAAGACGATTCAGGCCTTATCACTTATGCAATGGTTCCCCAGATTTTGCTGAGCTCATATGATGTGTACTCATAGGCTCACCTGGTTTAATCACACTATTTACGTAGTCAGGCACAGGCTTTGTCGCTTCCTCCGCTTTAACCAAATTGGCCGAGTCCTGAACCAGGTTTGGTACAGATCCATTCAAGCTGCTTTCTGTGTTCAGGATCAATGGCAGCCCGTCTTTGCCGCTACCAATCACAACCACTTTAGCATTGTTCGATTTTGCCAGCTCGATGGTGGCTTCAATACCGCGCCACCTCAGGTAAGTTTCAGAAATACCGCCAGCCACGGTTTCCTGAAAATCAGCAATACCCTGAGCTTCCGTTTTCTTACGCTGTGCTTCTTTCTTTGCCACTTCAAGACGCATTGCGTATTCCTCATTCAGGTAGCTCTGGTTTACCTTAGAAATGATTGCCTCATGTACTTTATCCGGCACATCTACCCGTTTGATCAGCATATCGTCTAAATTAACTAAGGTATGACCATCTTTCATGTGGCCTGTTTGCTCTAAAATCGTCTCTTCCTGAAGGTGTAACTCATGCAGCACTTCTTCAAGCAGCTCTTTTTGCACTTTTATCCGTTGATGACTGTAAACCTGCTCAGCACGATATCTTGACACTATCATGCGTACCGCAGAGGCCACCTCCGGCAACACCATTTCTTCCAGGTACTTGGGCCCTACCAGTTGATGTAGATAAGGCACATGCTCAATGACAGGACGATACCTGACCGTGACATTGAGTGTTATTCTGAGACCCTCGCTGGTGATTGCATCTATGCTCTCATGTGCCGTCTGAAAACGTCCGTTGTAAATTACCAACTTGTCCCAGGGCATAACCAGCACAGTACCTTCACTAAAATGCTGTTCCAGATACGTACCTCCACCAAAGCGCTTCCACAAAACAGCGACCTCACCAGAGTCAACCCGGATAAAAATAAATGGCACCAATGCCACGATTAGAAACAAACAGATCAATATGGTTAAACCGGCTCTGAAGCGCCAGGATAATATGCGTTTACGCCAGGCCGGCTTGTAACGCCTGAGTGCCCGCATTACCAGGTTGGCAATGAGGATCAACAGGCAGGCACCCGCCAGCCCTATGAGTGCCAGATCAGGAGGCAGGATAATATTCATGACGGTACTCCATCTGTTTCTACTTCATGATGTTCCATTAGTTGTCCTTCTACCATCTTCAAATGCACGTCCGCCAGATGGAAATAGGCGTCGTCATGTGTAATTGCGATCACCGTGTTGCCACGGGCCTTGAGTCTGGGCAATACCTGTTCATAGAATTTTCGTCTGAATATTGGGTCCTGATCGGCGGCCCATTCATCAAAAATATAAATCGGCCTATTTTCCAGTATGGTGCTGAGTAGTGCCAGGCGTTTTCTTTGCCCGGAAGAAAGGTCTATGGTGCTGAACTCTCCATCAATAACACTGACCTTTGCATTCATTTCTAAAAAGGTCAGCCATTCATCGATATCTTCCTGAGACGTTGTCTTGATCCCATAGAGCTGTTTAAACAAATGGAAATCCGCAAAGACTGAGGTAAAAATACTGCGGAAGCTCTCTCGATCAGCGTCGTGAACCGCCCGCCCGTCCAGGAAGATTTGTCCGGCCTGAAGCTCATATAGACCGGTTAACATACGAATAAATGTGGTTTTACCGCTGCCGTTACCACCCGTAATAAAGGTAATTTGTCCTCTTTTAACCGTTAAGTCGACCGGCCCGACAAAGAAAGGCCTGTCGCCAGGCTTACGATTATGCTGATAATACGCGCCCTCAAGCCTTAACTCCTCAAAGCTATCAATGGATTGTACCTGGGTATTGCGCCGTACCGTATTTTCAGCTTGCTCCCGTTTAAGGTCAGCCTCGAGCGTCAGTACATTTTGCGCCGCTTCCGTCGCCGTCGTGAACACTGGAATACCACCAACAATACTGGTGATCGGGCCGATTAAAAACAATGATGCCGTCGTCACCTTGATGACCACTTCCGGATAAACGTCTGATAGCACAGGCACAAAAAATACCATTGCACCGGTCGCAGCGAAAAAGGTTATCTGAGAAAGGACAAAGTCGGTCGCAAACAACGTTTTGGTCACTGTTTGTGCGCGCCGCGCCTTGCCAGAAGATAGAGAAAACTCGTGTTCCAGGTCGTCTGCTCTCGGTGCGCTCAGTTTTACTTCTTTAAAACCGTCGAGCAAGTCCGACAAGCGCTGGATAAG carries:
- a CDS encoding prohibitin family protein produces the protein MNIILPPDLALIGLAGACLLILIANLVMRALRRYKPAWRKRILSWRFRAGLTILICLFLIVALVPFIFIRVDSGEVAVLWKRFGGGTYLEQHFSEGTVLVMPWDKLVIYNGRFQTAHESIDAITSEGLRITLNVTVRYRPVIEHVPYLHQLVGPKYLEEMVLPEVASAVRMIVSRYRAEQVYSHQRIKVQKELLEEVLHELHLQEETILEQTGHMKDGHTLVNLDDMLIKRVDVPDKVHEAIISKVNQSYLNEEYAMRLEVAKKEAQRKKTEAQGIADFQETVAGGISETYLRWRGIEATIELAKSNNAKVVVIGSGKDGLPLILNTESSLNGSVPNLVQDSANLVKAEEATKPVPDYVNSVIKPGEPMSTHHMSSAKSGEPLHK
- a CDS encoding cyclic peptide export ABC transporter; translation: MVLYDLISRNIKIKKRTFVLLGCISGLANALVLALINNVAENISDIHKENHVFYYLVLFTLTVLIYGLTQQRLMTKAAKMVEKSIDHMRVELFESVRHTELSTLEKIGKERIFNTLSKELQTISQSAQLFVIIGQSISLVFFTSLYIAYHSVMAFVVLSVLIMLGGSIHRLRANEIQRNMAQAFQSENQLIQRLSDLLDGFKEVKLSAPRADDLEHEFSLSSGKARRAQTVTKTLFATDFVLSQITFFAATGAMVFFVPVLSDVYPEVVIKVTTASLFLIGPITSIVGGIPVFTTATEAAQNVLTLEADLKREQAENTVRRNTQVQSIDSFEELRLEGAYYQHNRKPGDRPFFVGPVDLTVKRGQITFITGGNGSGKTTFIRMLTGLYELQAGQIFLDGRAVHDADRESFRSIFTSVFADFHLFKQLYGIKTTSQEDIDEWLTFLEMNAKVSVIDGEFSTIDLSSGQRKRLALLSTILENRPIYIFDEWAADQDPIFRRKFYEQVLPRLKARGNTVIAITHDDAYFHLADVHLKMVEGQLMEHHEVETDGVPS